The DNA sequence TATTTGTGAAGGGTATGTAGTTGAAAAAGGTGCCTTTAAGCTCAAAGGCTACGATGGCCCAATTATCGAATGTGATAAGTGTGGTTCAGACATGGAGTTAAAATCAGGGCGCTTTGGTAAATACTTCGGTTGTACCAACGAAGAATGTAAAAATACTCGTAAGCTGTTGAAAAATGGCGAAGCCGCGCCACCGAAGGAAGATCCAGTTCACTTACCAGAGTTGCCATGTGAAAAATCAGAAGGTTACTTTGTTCTTCGTGATGGAGCTTCGGGTATTTTCATGGCCGCGTCGACGTTCCCTAAATCTCGTGAAACAAGAGCGCCATTTGTTGAAGAGTTAGCGCGTTTTAAAGACCGCATTAGTTCTAAGTTTTATTATTTAGCTGAAGCGCCAGCGGAAGATCCTGATGGTAACAAAGCGAAGGTTAGATACAGTCGTAAAACTAAGCAGCAGTATGTTATGACTGAAAACGATCAAGGCAAGGCAACGGGCTGGAGTGCTTGGTACGAAGACGACAAATGGGTCGTGGATGACAAGCGAAAAGGCAAAACGAGCACCAAAGCAAAGAAGAAATAATACCTAAGTAGATAAAAAAAGGGCCTATTGGTTAATCCATTAGGCCCTTTGTTATTCTTAAAACATGTGATTATTTGAGGTTAACCGTCGCGAGCCAATTTTCAAGCCAAGGTAAGGCTAGAGATTCTGGCTCTAATGTTTCACAAGCATCTATTTTTAACATAGGAACAGGGGCCATCCCTTGTAACTCGTAAAACAGCTCTTCCATTTTTTCACCTGCACCACAGAATGTTTGATAGCTTGAGTCACCTAAAGCAATAACCCCAAATGGCTTTTGGTTTTGTAGCGGCATAGTATCTCGGGCACCAAAATAAAAACCCTCTAAATTACTGGGTAGATCACCTTGACCCGTTGTTGATGTGATAATAAGACAAGCATCCACATCATGAACGTCACTAACCAATGCTGATGCGTTATAAATAGTTGTGTGACCTTTGTCGTGAAGAACTTGTTGAATCGTGTCTGCTAGCGTTTGAGCCGCACCATAAACACTACCCATAATTAATGCGATTTGCGCCATTACGTTTCCTTGATGGTTAAGGGTTGGTTAAGGTTTTATGTATATTTGAATTGTTGAGCAAAGCCAACGGATTAGCAAGTGTTTCGTCTATTGGGGCTGTGATGACCATCGGCTTTTTATTAGTAGGATGAACAAATTCTAATTTTGTCGCGTGAAGGGCAAGTCGGTTTAGGCCAAGCTGTTCACGAGCGAGTTTATTTTGTTTACCGTCACCGTGTTTAGTGTCACCAATAATCGGATGACGAATATGGGCTAAGTGCCTTCTAATTTGATGTTTGCGTCCGGTTTTAGGCTGCAGCTCCATTAGACTGTAACGGGTGGTATCAAAGCGTCCACAGCTAAAAGGCATTTCATAGGTACGCAGGCACTTCATGATGGTTTGGGCTTCTTGCGGGCCTAAGTCTCTATTGGCATCTTTATCTGCAAATTTGTCGAGCTCTCGTGTCAATGGATAGTCCAAATCCAAGTATTCTGGTCCGTAACCTCTGACCAATGCTTGGTAGGTTTTTTGAATTTCACTATTGATAAAATAATCACTGAGAGTGCGAGCAACTTGACTGTTTAACGCAAACAATAATACACCCGACGTAGGGCGGTCCAAGCGATGAACAGGAAACACTCTCTGGCCAATTTGGTCACGAGTGAGTTGGACTGCAAACAGGGTTTCTCTTTTATCAATTTCACTGCGATGGACTAGCAGTCCTGAGGGTTTGTTAATCGCTACTAAGTCGTCGTCTTGATAAAGGACGTCAAGTTGAGGAGCTTCGGTAAAA is a window from the Psychrosphaera ytuae genome containing:
- a CDS encoding flavodoxin domain-containing protein — translated: MAQIALIMGSVYGAAQTLADTIQQVLHDKGHTTIYNASALVSDVHDVDACLIITSTTGQGDLPSNLEGFYFGARDTMPLQNQKPFGVIALGDSSYQTFCGAGEKMEELFYELQGMAPVPMLKIDACETLEPESLALPWLENWLATVNLK
- the truC gene encoding tRNA pseudouridine(65) synthase TruC; this translates as MRNQVFTEAPQLDVLYQDDDLVAINKPSGLLVHRSEIDKRETLFAVQLTRDQIGQRVFPVHRLDRPTSGVLLFALNSQVARTLSDYFINSEIQKTYQALVRGYGPEYLDLDYPLTRELDKFADKDANRDLGPQEAQTIMKCLRTYEMPFSCGRFDTTRYSLMELQPKTGRKHQIRRHLAHIRHPIIGDTKHGDGKQNKLAREQLGLNRLALHATKLEFVHPTNKKPMVITAPIDETLANPLALLNNSNIHKTLTNP